The following coding sequences are from one uncultured Desulfobacter sp. window:
- a CDS encoding arsenate reductase ArsC: MSEKLKILFLCTGNSCRSQMAEGWTKKLKGDRIKAYSAGVETHGLNPDAVKVMAEAGVDISGHESKLIDAFKETELDAVITVCGHAHETCPYFPPRCTVIHVGFDDPPKMARELAEKGESPERQLDCYRKVRDEIRAFVEKLPENINK, encoded by the coding sequence ATGAGCGAAAAATTAAAGATACTATTTCTTTGCACAGGAAATTCATGCCGAAGCCAGATGGCCGAAGGCTGGACAAAAAAACTAAAGGGCGATCGCATAAAGGCGTATTCAGCAGGAGTTGAAACCCACGGTCTTAACCCCGATGCAGTCAAAGTAATGGCTGAAGCCGGAGTGGATATTTCAGGCCATGAGTCAAAATTGATAGATGCGTTCAAGGAGACCGAACTGGATGCGGTCATCACCGTCTGCGGCCATGCCCATGAGACATGTCCCTATTTCCCGCCCCGCTGTACGGTTATCCATGTGGGGTTTGATGATCCGCCTAAAATGGCCCGGGAACTTGCAGAAAAAGGAGAGAGTCCGGAACGGCAACTGGACTGCTACCGAAAGGTTCGGGATGAAATACGGGCATTTGTGGAAAAATTGCCTGAAAATATAAATAAATAA
- a CDS encoding class I SAM-dependent methyltransferase — protein sequence MNDEYKSIHEFDVELICQYFASLKRQGPGSPEVTIKALSFIDNLNDKSLVADIGCGSGGQTMILAQHAPGNITGIDIFPAFIDLFNQNAEKLGLQHKVKGIVKSMEDLPFQDEQLDLIWSEGAIYNIGFQRGLNEWRKLLKTGGYLAVSEGTWFTEERPAEIEAFWMDAYPEIDTVSNKVAQMQKSGYIPVAAFILPENCWIENYFAPKVAVDELFLKQNAGNKIAEQFIVNQRHEAQLYKKYKKYYGYAFYIAKKI from the coding sequence ATGAACGATGAATATAAATCAATTCATGAGTTCGATGTGGAATTGATCTGCCAATATTTTGCGAGTCTGAAACGACAGGGGCCGGGGAGCCCGGAAGTAACCATCAAGGCATTGAGTTTTATCGACAACCTTAACGACAAATCTCTTGTTGCCGACATTGGCTGCGGATCAGGTGGACAGACAATGATATTAGCACAGCATGCACCTGGGAATATTACAGGTATCGACATCTTTCCTGCTTTTATCGACCTGTTCAACCAGAATGCTGAAAAGCTTGGTCTTCAGCATAAAGTGAAAGGCATTGTTAAATCGATGGAAGATCTCCCCTTCCAGGATGAGCAGTTGGATCTTATATGGTCCGAAGGAGCGATCTACAACATTGGCTTTCAACGGGGCCTTAATGAATGGCGCAAATTGCTGAAGACAGGCGGTTATCTTGCGGTTTCGGAAGGAACATGGTTTACGGAGGAACGTCCCGCAGAGATCGAAGCGTTCTGGATGGATGCCTATCCGGAAATAGACACGGTCTCCAATAAAGTGGCGCAGATGCAGAAATCCGGGTATATACCCGTCGCCGCTTTTATTTTGCCTGAAAACTGCTGGATTGAAAATTACTTTGCGCCCAAAGTAGCTGTAGATGAACTTTTCTTGAAACAAAATGCCGGCAACAAAATTGCCGAACAATTTATCGTAAACCAGCGGCATGAAGCTCAACTATATAAAAAGTACAAAAAATATTATGGGTATGCTTTTTATATAGCGAAAAAAATTTAA
- a CDS encoding N-acetyltransferase: MKIRSSQEFDGLEIEKIHKTAFGKVKGPVIAQLVHDLFDDQTAEPLLSLVAVKNETIVGHVLFTKVNIAQSPILVSARILAPLAVLPEVQSTGVGGLLIKDGLDRLKKNGVDLVFVLGHPDYYPRSGFVPAGKLGFKAPYSIPEEHAGAWMVAELSSGIIGKAGGTVECSDVLNQPQHWRE, encoded by the coding sequence TTGAAAATAAGAAGTTCACAGGAATTTGATGGACTGGAGATAGAAAAAATTCATAAAACGGCATTTGGAAAGGTAAAGGGGCCGGTGATCGCCCAGCTTGTACATGATTTATTCGATGACCAAACCGCAGAACCTTTGCTTTCTCTTGTAGCTGTTAAAAATGAAACTATTGTTGGGCATGTTCTTTTTACAAAAGTAAACATCGCACAATCTCCAATTTTGGTTTCAGCACGTATATTGGCGCCTCTTGCAGTGCTTCCGGAGGTTCAATCCACTGGTGTTGGGGGCCTTCTTATCAAAGACGGCCTTGACCGGTTAAAGAAAAACGGGGTGGATTTGGTTTTTGTTTTAGGACATCCTGATTATTATCCCCGCTCGGGATTCGTTCCTGCCGGCAAATTGGGGTTCAAAGCTCCATATTCGATCCCGGAAGAACATGCCGGCGCCTGGATGGTAGCTGAACTGTCTTCGGGGATTATCGGCAAAGCCGGGGGAACGGTGGAATGTTCTGATGTACTTAACCAGCCTCAGCATTGGAGAGAATAA
- a CDS encoding DUF4277 domain-containing protein has translation METVKVERIDHLGIVAGVIKDLKIIEIIDSRIPKDEKENISAGEAIAGMVLNGLGFSNRPLSLTPQFFENKPLDVLFRPGVASLGLQSLQARAQS, from the coding sequence TTGGAAACTGTTAAAGTCGAACGTATTGACCACTTGGGTATTGTTGCTGGCGTTATCAAGGATTTGAAAATCATCGAAATCATTGACTCTCGCATACCAAAAGATGAGAAGGAAAATATCAGTGCCGGAGAAGCTATTGCCGGCATGGTTCTCAATGGGCTGGGTTTTTCCAATCGGCCGCTGTCGCTGACGCCTCAATTTTTCGAAAACAAGCCGCTGGATGTTTTGTTCCGTCCCGGGGTTGCAAGCCTCGGACTCCAATCACTACAAGCTCGGGCGCAGTCTTGA
- a CDS encoding DUF1456 family protein: MNKNDILRRIRYIFGLSDSEMISVFGQANYEVSRGQVSDWLKKDDDPACKKCMDTELAIFLNGFINHKRGKREGAQPEPEQILNNNAILKKLKIAVNFKAEDMIRVLSLAGVKISKHELSAFFRKPGHKHYRECKNQMLRNFLKGLQLELRPGEEQSEGPWGNLR, translated from the coding sequence ATGAATAAAAATGATATTTTACGAAGGATTCGATATATTTTTGGTCTCAGTGATTCAGAAATGATCTCCGTTTTTGGACAGGCCAACTATGAGGTGTCACGGGGGCAGGTCAGTGATTGGCTGAAAAAAGATGATGATCCCGCCTGTAAAAAATGCATGGATACAGAATTGGCCATTTTTTTGAATGGATTCATCAATCATAAACGGGGAAAAAGGGAGGGGGCTCAACCTGAACCCGAGCAAATACTAAATAATAATGCTATTTTAAAAAAACTGAAGATCGCTGTAAATTTTAAAGCAGAAGATATGATCAGAGTTTTATCCCTGGCTGGTGTGAAAATCAGCAAACATGAATTAAGCGCCTTTTTTCGAAAACCCGGGCACAAACATTACAGGGAATGCAAAAACCAGATGCTGCGTAATTTTTTAAAAGGGCTTCAGCTTGAGTTAAGGCCTGGGGAGGAGCAGTCCGAAGGCCCCTGGGGCAACTTGCGATAG
- a CDS encoding bile acid:sodium symporter — translation MSENANERKMTSLFERYLTVWVGLCIVGGIVLGKIAPDLAKTLDGMSINVNGAPVVSIPIAACLFFMMYPIMVKIDFAGCILLGIAPCTAMVLVWGYLSRGNDGLTLVMVALNSLTMLVLYGILGGFLLGVGKLPIPWQALLLSVAIYVALPLVAGFFSRKWIIGAKGEIWFKEKFLGVLTPVTIGALLLTLVLLFSFKGEVILANPLTILWIAIPLFIQTILIFALGYAAAKFLKLKYEDAAPAAMIGASNHFEVAIATAVMLFGLSSGAALATVVGVLIEVPVMLMLVAFCKKTTHWFEPS, via the coding sequence ATGAGTGAGAACGCCAATGAACGTAAAATGACCAGTCTGTTTGAGCGATATCTGACGGTCTGGGTTGGGTTGTGTATTGTCGGCGGAATTGTTCTGGGTAAAATAGCGCCGGATCTTGCCAAGACCCTGGACGGGATGTCCATCAATGTAAACGGGGCGCCGGTGGTGTCCATTCCCATCGCAGCCTGCCTGTTTTTCATGATGTACCCCATCATGGTTAAAATTGATTTTGCAGGATGTATTCTTTTGGGAATTGCGCCTTGCACCGCCATGGTCCTGGTGTGGGGATACCTGTCACGGGGCAATGACGGCCTGACATTGGTCATGGTGGCCTTGAATTCCCTTACCATGCTGGTGTTGTATGGAATTCTGGGCGGTTTCTTACTGGGTGTCGGCAAACTTCCCATTCCCTGGCAGGCCCTTTTATTGTCTGTGGCCATCTATGTGGCCCTGCCGCTTGTTGCCGGATTTTTTTCACGAAAGTGGATTATCGGTGCAAAAGGGGAGATCTGGTTCAAGGAAAAGTTTTTGGGCGTCTTGACGCCTGTCACCATCGGCGCGCTTTTATTGACACTGGTCCTGTTGTTCAGTTTTAAAGGAGAGGTCATTCTGGCCAATCCTTTAACCATATTGTGGATCGCCATTCCGTTGTTCATCCAGACCATACTGATCTTTGCTTTGGGATATGCCGCCGCAAAATTTCTTAAATTGAAATACGAAGATGCCGCACCTGCCGCCATGATAGGGGCGTCCAACCATTTTGAGGTGGCCATTGCAACAGCTGTCATGCTCTTTGGCCTTTCCTCCGGGGCTGCACTGGCAACAGTGGTCGGCGTTTTAATTGAAGTCCCAGTCATGCTGATGCTGGTGGCATTCTGCAAAAAAACAACCCATTGGTTTGAACCTTCATGA
- a CDS encoding ATP-binding cassette domain-containing protein: protein MIHLNQISKQFGPQIILKKASFQILKGIRSGLVGANGSGKTTIFRLITGRDEPDDGSIAFSKKIKIGYFSQKVGEMKGRTVLQEVISGSDDVVALGQQMKEMEAAMVEPMDDDALASLLEQYGEVTEMFEVRGGL from the coding sequence ATGATTCATCTGAACCAAATATCAAAGCAGTTCGGCCCGCAAATCATTTTAAAAAAAGCCAGTTTCCAGATCTTAAAAGGCATCCGGTCAGGGTTGGTGGGGGCGAACGGCTCCGGTAAAACCACGATTTTCCGCCTGATTACCGGCCGGGATGAGCCAGATGACGGGAGCATTGCTTTTTCCAAAAAAATAAAAATCGGATATTTTTCCCAGAAGGTCGGGGAGATGAAAGGCCGGACGGTCTTGCAGGAAGTGATCTCAGGCTCTGACGATGTGGTGGCGCTGGGGCAGCAGATGAAAGAGATGGAGGCGGCCATGGTCGAGCCCATGGATGATGACGCCCTGGCGAGCCTGCTTGAACAATACGGCGAGGTCACGGAGATGTTTGAGGTCCGGGGGGGGCTATGA
- a CDS encoding YwbE family protein has protein sequence MTGGQNRTQIKIGQTVSIVLKKDQKTGVLTQGVVKNILTKSSFHPHGIKVRLENGLVGRVKIIHD, from the coding sequence ATGACTGGCGGACAAAATAGAACGCAAATCAAAATCGGACAAACCGTATCCATTGTATTAAAAAAAGACCAAAAAACGGGCGTCCTGACCCAAGGCGTCGTAAAAAATATTTTAACAAAATCGTCTTTTCATCCCCATGGCATAAAAGTCCGATTGGAAAATGGCCTTGTTGGCAGGGTTAAGATCATTCACGATTAA
- a CDS encoding metalloregulator ArsR/SmtB family transcription factor, protein MDKTLALLKAISDRNRLRVLSVLLVHEELCACQITEFLQVAGATASRHLSRMVDSGVLENRKQGRWVYFRLNRNDASLEPLFNWINQKVSNTTQRTQDLDALEKILRIPCENLSRKQREGGDCTNL, encoded by the coding sequence ATGGATAAAACACTGGCTTTATTGAAAGCGATATCAGACAGAAACAGGCTGAGGGTTTTAAGTGTGCTGCTGGTACACGAGGAGTTATGTGCCTGTCAGATCACTGAGTTCCTGCAGGTTGCCGGGGCAACAGCGTCCCGCCACCTGAGCCGGATGGTTGATTCCGGTGTGCTTGAAAACCGGAAGCAGGGCAGGTGGGTATATTTCCGATTAAACAGGAATGACGCTTCGTTGGAACCCCTTTTTAATTGGATTAATCAAAAAGTTAGCAACACCACACAGAGAACACAGGATCTGGATGCATTAGAAAAAATACTAAGGATTCCTTGTGAAAATCTAAGCCGTAAACAGAGAGAAGGCGGCGATTGCACCAACCTATAA
- a CDS encoding metalloregulator ArsR/SmtB family transcription factor gives MKTFIRVMKALSDPNRVKMMKILQNRPLCVCEIKEALGIAQSTTSKHLKILEDAGLVRSFKDGLWVNYSLADGSDSPFAANMLGNLRHWLDNEPEIQELNKILPGIDRKDIVGKE, from the coding sequence ATGAAAACCTTTATACGCGTAATGAAAGCACTGTCTGATCCAAACAGGGTGAAAATGATGAAAATCCTGCAAAATCGACCACTTTGCGTTTGTGAAATCAAAGAAGCTCTTGGGATTGCTCAATCCACCACAAGCAAACATTTGAAAATCCTTGAAGATGCCGGACTGGTAAGAAGCTTCAAGGATGGATTGTGGGTCAATTATTCCCTGGCGGACGGCAGTGACTCACCGTTTGCCGCAAATATGCTTGGCAACCTGAGGCACTGGTTGGACAATGAACCTGAAATTCAGGAACTGAATAAAATTTTGCCGGGAATTGACCGCAAGGACATTGTTGGAAAAGAATAG
- a CDS encoding DNA translocase FtsK — protein MESEITKLLEVLYVVLKIIETSVDEDSPDLSHDVRDRFVDIQLKFDSVAKLFNYQQFNGREFLRAVNIVKNSGYASISELSRKLGIIYKQSVELINEMERQGIVKTIDQETPAQGIRAYNYGYKQNE, from the coding sequence ATGGAATCTGAAATCACTAAACTTTTGGAGGTTCTTTATGTCGTTTTAAAAATAATTGAAACGTCAGTTGATGAAGATTCCCCTGATCTTAGCCATGATGTCAGGGATAGATTTGTAGATATCCAATTAAAATTTGATAGTGTTGCTAAATTGTTCAATTATCAACAATTTAATGGTCGGGAGTTTTTAAGAGCCGTGAATATAGTCAAGAATAGTGGTTATGCTTCAATTTCCGAATTATCCAGGAAACTGGGAATTATTTACAAACAATCCGTAGAGCTGATTAATGAAATGGAACGACAGGGAATTGTCAAGACTATTGACCAGGAAACGCCCGCTCAAGGTATTAGAGCTTATAATTATGGTTATAAGCAAAACGAATAG
- a CDS encoding flavodoxin family protein: MKVIGFNGSSRKKGNTACSMNTVFEQLEKAGIETEMILVGKEKIQGCVACHGCVKNQDEACAMKDDPVNEWIQKIKEADGVLLGSPVHFSGVAGTMKSFLDRAFFVASVNGGLFRQKVGATVAAVRRSGGISTLETLNHYINYSEMVMPSSNYWNVAHGLTPGQMEEDAEGKQIMEVLGQNMAWIMKIIAHGKEQIPAPAAARKIMTNFIR; this comes from the coding sequence TTGAAAGTTATCGGATTTAATGGAAGTTCAAGAAAAAAAGGGAATACGGCCTGTTCCATGAACACTGTCTTTGAGCAACTTGAAAAGGCCGGCATTGAAACGGAAATGATCTTGGTGGGAAAAGAGAAAATCCAAGGCTGCGTTGCCTGCCACGGTTGTGTCAAAAATCAGGATGAGGCCTGTGCGATGAAAGATGATCCAGTCAATGAATGGATTCAGAAAATAAAAGAGGCCGACGGCGTATTACTTGGTTCCCCGGTTCATTTCAGCGGTGTTGCCGGGACAATGAAATCCTTTCTTGACAGAGCCTTTTTTGTGGCGTCGGTCAACGGCGGACTGTTCCGGCAAAAAGTCGGGGCGACCGTTGCTGCGGTCAGGCGCTCTGGAGGCATCTCCACACTGGAAACCCTTAACCATTATATCAACTATTCTGAAATGGTTATGCCTTCTTCAAACTATTGGAATGTGGCCCACGGCCTGACACCCGGACAGATGGAAGAAGATGCAGAAGGAAAGCAGATCATGGAGGTGCTGGGCCAGAATATGGCATGGATCATGAAGATCATCGCCCATGGAAAAGAACAAATCCCCGCACCTGCAGCGGCACGCAAAATCATGACCAATTTTATCCGGTAA
- the xerA gene encoding site-specific tyrosine recombinase/integron integrase, producing the protein MILDDYLIVLEAEKGYSAHTLRAYFTDIRSFILFYLETCNYRDENWQQAFEKTARQVDKMIVRRYLAAQTALKKSKKTLSRRLSVLKSFFNYLVRSGLITLNPADAIPFPKLEKALPKAMKIDDIFRLLDTMKRDTWKDRRNLAMFETFYSTGMRIGELHMLNIQDIDFNAGLIRVLGKGNKTRIIPVGKSALDAIQSYRADLKKNYSAVFLNKNFGRLGRRSIRRIMDQVVLECGLGLKISPHTLRHTFATHMLDSGADLRGIQEILGHASLSTTQVYTHVSMDRLMAVYDKAHPRN; encoded by the coding sequence ATGATTCTTGATGACTATCTGATTGTTCTGGAAGCTGAAAAAGGGTATTCTGCCCATACGCTTCGTGCCTATTTTACGGATATAAGAAGCTTTATCCTTTTTTATCTGGAGACTTGCAACTACCGGGACGAAAATTGGCAACAGGCCTTTGAAAAAACGGCCCGACAGGTAGACAAAATGATCGTGCGCAGATATCTTGCCGCCCAGACTGCCTTGAAAAAAAGTAAAAAAACCCTTTCAAGGCGTCTATCCGTATTAAAATCTTTTTTTAATTACCTGGTCAGATCAGGGCTCATCACGCTAAATCCTGCTGATGCCATCCCTTTTCCAAAACTTGAGAAAGCCCTTCCCAAGGCTATGAAAATTGATGACATTTTCAGGCTGCTGGACACTATGAAAAGAGATACCTGGAAGGACAGGCGCAATCTTGCCATGTTTGAGACCTTTTATTCCACGGGCATGCGAATCGGTGAGCTTCACATGCTCAACATCCAGGATATTGATTTTAATGCCGGATTGATCCGGGTACTGGGCAAGGGAAATAAAACGCGCATCATACCAGTGGGTAAAAGTGCCCTTGATGCCATCCAAAGCTACCGCGCTGATCTTAAGAAAAATTATTCTGCCGTGTTTTTAAATAAAAATTTTGGAAGGCTTGGCAGGCGGTCCATTCGACGTATTATGGATCAGGTGGTCTTGGAATGCGGGTTAGGCCTAAAAATATCACCCCACACCTTACGGCATACCTTTGCCACCCATATGTTGGATTCCGGTGCAGATCTTCGAGGTATTCAGGAAATATTGGGCCATGCCAGCCTGTCTACCACCCAGGTGTACACTCATGTGAGCATGGATCGCCTGATGGCGGTGTACGACAAAGCCCATCCACGAAACTAG
- a CDS encoding ABC-F family ATP-binding cassette domain-containing protein, with amino-acid sequence MRSGGGYDLENRAQTVLTGLGILPDQHRLPVESFSGGWKMRIALAKILTINPNVLLLDEPTNHLDMESILWLEDWLLNTYKGALLMTCHDHDFMNRVVSRIIEVGNQTITTYGGDYDFYIREREIRREELLASFQRQQEMLAKEENFIARFKARASHATQVQSRIKKLEKIERIEIPPSQQKIKLRLPEIPRSGDDVLRLDRVSKTWAPDRGTSKTVFSNVSAMIARQSKTAVVGVNGAGKSTLLKIIAQQAEPTSGAISLGAGVSPGYFSQHAMDILDAEKTVFETVQEVLPLENIGVIRNICASFLFAGDEVDKKIKSLSGGEKSRVVLATLLGRPLNFLILDEPTNHLDIQSREILLEALKAYSGTLILVSHDRYFLRHLVDQVFEINDGQVFAYPGDYEYYLEKTGRNHKAI; translated from the coding sequence TTGAGGTCCGGGGGGGGCTATGACCTTGAAAACCGGGCACAGACGGTTCTCACAGGGCTCGGTATCTTGCCGGACCAGCACCGCCTGCCGGTGGAGTCTTTCAGCGGCGGCTGGAAGATGCGCATCGCCCTGGCTAAAATATTGACCATCAACCCCAACGTGCTCCTGCTGGATGAGCCGACCAACCATCTGGACATGGAGTCCATTCTCTGGCTTGAGGACTGGCTCCTGAACACTTATAAAGGCGCGCTCCTGATGACCTGCCATGACCATGATTTCATGAACCGGGTCGTCTCCCGCATCATTGAGGTGGGCAATCAGACGATCACCACCTATGGCGGGGACTACGATTTTTATATCAGAGAACGGGAAATCCGGCGGGAGGAGCTGCTGGCAAGCTTTCAGCGGCAGCAGGAGATGCTGGCAAAGGAGGAAAATTTCATTGCCCGTTTCAAGGCCAGGGCCTCCCATGCGACCCAGGTGCAGTCCCGCATCAAAAAGCTCGAGAAAATAGAGCGCATCGAGATCCCGCCTTCCCAGCAGAAGATCAAGCTCCGGTTGCCTGAAATACCGAGATCCGGAGACGATGTACTGAGACTGGACCGGGTGTCCAAAACCTGGGCGCCGGACAGGGGCACATCCAAGACGGTGTTCTCCAATGTCTCAGCCATGATCGCCCGGCAGTCCAAGACCGCGGTGGTCGGAGTCAACGGGGCCGGTAAATCCACCCTGCTCAAGATCATTGCCCAACAGGCCGAGCCTACATCCGGGGCGATCAGCCTCGGGGCTGGTGTGAGCCCGGGCTATTTCAGCCAGCATGCCATGGATATTCTGGACGCGGAAAAAACGGTGTTCGAAACCGTTCAGGAGGTCCTGCCCCTGGAAAACATCGGGGTGATCCGGAATATCTGCGCATCCTTTCTCTTTGCAGGGGATGAGGTAGACAAGAAGATCAAATCCCTGTCCGGGGGAGAAAAAAGCCGCGTGGTCCTGGCCACGCTACTGGGGCGTCCCCTCAACTTCCTGATTTTAGACGAGCCCACCAACCATCTGGATATCCAGTCCAGGGAAATTTTGCTGGAGGCCCTAAAGGCCTATTCAGGCACCCTGATCCTGGTCAGTCATGACCGGTATTTCCTTCGCCACCTGGTCGATCAGGTCTTTGAAATCAACGACGGGCAAGTTTTTGCATATCCGGGCGATTACGAATACTACCTTGAAAAGACCGGACGGAATCACAAGGCGATTTAG
- a CDS encoding hotdog domain-containing protein, translated as MISCAKFQEGKSFEVISQKLVESATINIRVDYLRPGRGESFECRSRIIRAGRRIVVTKIDLYNEQDVRIATGTGTYLIG; from the coding sequence CTGATTTCCTGTGCAAAATTCCAGGAAGGCAAATCTTTTGAAGTAATCAGTCAAAAACTTGTTGAATCTGCCACGATTAATATTCGGGTGGATTATTTAAGGCCGGGCAGGGGAGAATCCTTTGAATGCAGAAGCCGGATTATCAGGGCCGGCAGACGGATCGTGGTTACAAAAATTGATCTTTACAATGAACAGGATGTCCGGATTGCCACAGGAACCGGCACTTATCTGATTGGCTGA
- a CDS encoding DUF2293 domain-containing protein — protein MIHQHLSVSPGPTEETLYSESGEKLTPPEGWFFLPAGDAAVTRRVKSKSPVWVVQVKYRRRMISKGIWAPADNILVAKQEVAAKRSTPAYANERKRELARRQAKQTAYTQEFNDEVIKFLNFHPRYQKEALHLGKIITTHATPVGSGTVGRTQRIPINKRAEAAVIAWMRHKTTAYDSMKIPRVKGKRREVRRFLAKKSIEVLETYRHGQDQKEDCPLKKALETATHLARTTEGGMAPETVMQGY, from the coding sequence ATGATACATCAGCATTTAAGTGTTTCTCCTGGGCCCACAGAAGAAACATTATATTCTGAATCAGGCGAAAAACTGACACCGCCTGAAGGGTGGTTTTTTTTGCCCGCAGGGGATGCCGCAGTTACGAGGCGAGTAAAATCAAAGAGCCCCGTATGGGTGGTCCAGGTAAAATACCGCAGACGGATGATTTCAAAAGGTATATGGGCTCCCGCAGACAATATCCTGGTCGCAAAACAGGAAGTGGCTGCCAAGAGGTCAACACCGGCCTATGCCAATGAGCGGAAGCGGGAACTGGCACGAAGACAGGCCAAGCAAACCGCCTATACACAGGAATTTAATGATGAGGTCATCAAGTTTTTGAATTTCCACCCCAGGTATCAAAAAGAGGCACTACACCTTGGAAAAATCATAACCACCCACGCAACTCCTGTGGGCAGCGGAACCGTTGGAAGAACCCAGCGTATTCCTATTAATAAGAGAGCTGAAGCCGCTGTAATTGCATGGATGCGACATAAGACCACTGCATATGATTCAATGAAAATTCCACGTGTAAAGGGAAAGCGAAGAGAGGTACGAAGATTCCTTGCCAAAAAATCAATAGAAGTTTTGGAAACTTATCGTCATGGCCAGGATCAAAAAGAGGATTGTCCACTGAAAAAGGCACTTGAAACCGCCACCCACCTTGCCAGAACAACGGAGGGCGGCATGGCACCAGAAACTGTGATGCAGGGATATTAA
- a CDS encoding S1-like domain-containing RNA-binding protein: MSASAYTPPWKQAEKKRAANQKRSSSRQSHPFLAQDPKAVVGQFHDLPVENFSDYGVYLSFGRDRVLLPNKYVPEGVAVGQIIGVFVYTDSEDRPVATTLTPAGVVGDIVGLKVRDTAAFGIFMDWGLEKDLLVPRNEQEGRMEPGETHLVKICLDKSSHRIFGSTLTAGFCDGGARDLAAGQEVDLIIHSISSIGYTAVINRSRTGLLYKTETFTDLAVGDTCKGYVLRIREDGKVDLTLKQPGYASVEGSAEKIIAVLSANCGASPCHDKSRPEEIQAAFSMSKKEFKRAVGKLYKEGRIALLGSDGIRIIS; the protein is encoded by the coding sequence ATGTCAGCGTCAGCATATACCCCACCCTGGAAACAGGCAGAAAAAAAACGTGCAGCCAACCAGAAACGTTCCTCGTCCAGGCAATCCCATCCCTTTCTGGCCCAGGATCCCAAGGCGGTCGTAGGTCAGTTCCACGATCTGCCCGTTGAAAACTTCTCGGATTACGGCGTCTATCTGAGCTTTGGCCGTGACAGGGTTCTCCTCCCCAATAAGTACGTGCCGGAAGGCGTTGCCGTCGGGCAGATCATCGGCGTCTTTGTTTATACCGATTCCGAGGACCGGCCCGTGGCCACGACCCTGACCCCGGCCGGGGTGGTGGGGGATATCGTAGGGCTGAAGGTCCGGGATACGGCGGCCTTTGGCATCTTCATGGACTGGGGCCTTGAAAAGGATCTGCTGGTTCCCCGAAACGAACAGGAAGGACGGATGGAACCCGGGGAAACCCATCTGGTAAAGATATGCCTGGACAAGTCTTCCCACAGGATCTTTGGCTCCACCCTGACGGCAGGATTCTGCGACGGGGGCGCCCGGGATCTGGCAGCGGGGCAGGAGGTGGATCTCATCATCCACAGCATCAGTTCCATCGGCTATACCGCCGTTATCAACCGTTCCCGCACAGGACTGCTCTATAAAACAGAGACGTTTACAGACCTGGCCGTGGGCGACACATGCAAAGGATACGTCCTGCGGATCCGGGAGGACGGCAAGGTGGACCTGACCCTCAAACAGCCGGGCTATGCCTCGGTGGAGGGATCGGCCGAAAAAATAATAGCGGTCCTTTCTGCCAACTGCGGCGCCAGCCCCTGCCATGATAAGAGCCGGCCCGAAGAGATCCAAGCTGCCTTTTCCATGAGCAAGAAGGAGTTCAAGCGAGCCGTGGGTAAGTTGTACAAAGAGGGCCGGATTGCACTGCTCGGAAGCGACGGGATCCGTATCATATCATGA